From the Chthoniobacterales bacterium genome, one window contains:
- the ftsH gene encoding ATP-dependent zinc metalloprotease FtsH → MAQPDRNSQKDNKNRGNEPSFNWRGVILIAIAFALIGLAVLFRGGAYANYEDVPYNRFLELLENKQIVVDKNFPLQLVYEEGRPTQTLRGAYIKQAIGPNQAQQVPFRTTVALNYATNLQEKLSAAGIQPAIRTDSNLMAQTLVGFLPIALFLLVLYFLFRQQIRMAGKGALNFGKSKARMLARDKNKITFKDVAGVEEAKDEVQELVEFLRDPKKFQKLGGRIPKGVLLVGPPGTGKTLLARAIAGEADVPFFSISGSDFVEMFVGVGASRVRDMFEQGKKSAPCIIFIDEIDAVGRHRGHGVGGGHDEREQTLNALLVEMDGFDTQEGVIIIAATNRPDVLDPALLRPGRFDRQITVNLPDVKGREEILRVHSKKVKLAEGVDLQVVARGTPGYSGAELANVINEAALLAARRGLKGITLKELEEARDKVRWGKERRSMALSEKEKTNTAYHEAGHALLLELLPHTEPLHKVTIIPRGPSLGSTMWLPEEDKYTNRKNELIAGLAVGMGGRVAEEIVFGDVTNGARGDIKQATAVARRMVCEWGMSQKMGMVEYGEHEDYVFLGRDISRARDYSEATAEQIDGEVRKLIDDAYQTATNVLTEHRASLEAIAKALLEYETLDGAQIKEIIEHGRLINPPPGNPPPTQKMPPEKPPKQVVVAPDVTPPLPGALGGAPA, encoded by the coding sequence ATGGCCCAGCCTGATCGCAACTCGCAAAAGGACAACAAAAACCGCGGGAACGAGCCCAGCTTTAACTGGCGCGGCGTCATCCTCATCGCCATCGCTTTCGCCCTGATCGGCCTGGCCGTTCTTTTCCGCGGCGGCGCTTACGCGAACTACGAAGACGTCCCCTACAATCGCTTCCTCGAATTGCTCGAGAACAAGCAGATCGTGGTCGACAAGAATTTCCCGCTTCAGCTCGTTTACGAAGAAGGCCGGCCGACCCAGACCCTTCGGGGCGCCTACATTAAGCAGGCCATCGGGCCCAACCAAGCCCAGCAGGTCCCCTTCCGCACGACGGTGGCCCTGAATTACGCGACCAATCTCCAGGAAAAACTCAGCGCCGCCGGGATTCAGCCCGCCATTCGGACCGATTCCAACCTGATGGCCCAAACCCTGGTCGGTTTCCTGCCGATCGCGCTTTTCCTTTTGGTTCTCTATTTCCTCTTCCGCCAGCAGATCCGCATGGCCGGCAAGGGGGCGTTGAACTTCGGCAAGTCCAAGGCGCGGATGCTGGCGCGGGACAAGAACAAGATCACGTTCAAGGACGTCGCCGGTGTCGAGGAAGCCAAGGATGAAGTCCAGGAGCTCGTTGAATTTTTGCGCGACCCGAAAAAGTTCCAGAAGCTCGGCGGCCGCATTCCGAAAGGCGTCCTGCTGGTCGGACCTCCGGGAACCGGTAAGACGCTCCTGGCGCGGGCCATCGCTGGCGAAGCCGATGTGCCGTTCTTCTCGATCAGCGGATCGGATTTCGTGGAGATGTTCGTCGGCGTCGGCGCTTCCCGCGTTCGCGATATGTTCGAGCAGGGAAAGAAATCGGCGCCCTGCATTATTTTCATCGATGAAATTGACGCGGTCGGCCGGCATCGCGGCCATGGCGTGGGCGGCGGCCATGACGAGCGTGAACAAACCCTGAATGCGTTGCTCGTCGAAATGGACGGCTTCGATACCCAGGAAGGCGTCATCATTATCGCCGCCACCAACCGCCCCGACGTTCTCGACCCGGCGCTCCTGCGTCCCGGCCGTTTCGATCGCCAGATCACGGTGAATTTGCCGGACGTAAAGGGCCGCGAAGAAATCCTGCGCGTGCATTCCAAGAAAGTGAAACTGGCCGAAGGCGTCGATCTCCAGGTCGTGGCTCGCGGCACTCCCGGATATTCCGGTGCGGAATTGGCGAACGTGATCAACGAGGCGGCCTTGCTCGCAGCACGTCGTGGATTGAAGGGAATCACCCTCAAGGAACTCGAAGAAGCGCGCGACAAAGTCCGCTGGGGCAAGGAACGCCGCAGCATGGCGTTGAGCGAGAAAGAGAAAACGAACACCGCTTATCACGAAGCCGGGCACGCCCTGCTCCTCGAACTGCTGCCGCACACGGAGCCGCTTCACAAAGTTACGATCATCCCGCGCGGTCCTTCGCTCGGTTCGACCATGTGGCTGCCCGAGGAGGACAAGTACACCAACCGCAAGAACGAGCTCATCGCCGGCCTCGCCGTCGGGATGGGCGGTCGGGTCGCCGAGGAAATTGTTTTTGGCGACGTCACCAACGGCGCCCGCGGCGACATCAAACAGGCTACCGCCGTTGCTCGCCGGATGGTTTGTGAGTGGGGGATGAGCCAAAAAATGGGAATGGTCGAATACGGCGAGCACGAGGATTACGTCTTCCTCGGCCGCGACATCTCACGGGCCCGCGATTACTCGGAAGCGACCGCCGAACAAATCGACGGCGAAGTCCGCAAGCTGATCGACGATGCCTACCAGACCGCAACGAATGTTCTCACGGAGCACCGCGCATCGCTCGAAGCCATCGCCAAAGCGTTGCTCGAGTACGAGACCCTCGACGGCGCCCAGATCAAGGAAATCATCGAGCACGGCCGCCTCATCAATCCGCCTCCCGGCAACCCGCCGCCCACCCAGAAAATGCCTCCCGAAAAACCGCCGAAGCAGGTCGTCGTCGCTCCCGACGTCACCCCACCTCTCCCCGGCGCCCTCGGGGGCGCTCCGGCGTAA